Proteins co-encoded in one Sulfurimonas sp. HSL1-2 genomic window:
- a CDS encoding BatD family protein, giving the protein MMTKRPLGKILALLLVGLPLFAAVTATVDNPAVTRGDPVTLTLSATGDDIRFPALSDIAGYPIQSRGTSRNISIINGRTTRAIEQRLVFTPTEDVAIPALDITVDGTVEHTLPLRVKVISPQAAPQGAPVQMLLHLSKENAYLGEPVELDLVFKYLPGERIDDIRISEPTLEHFWIKRINTQAERAADSEGYITQTYRYLLFPQQSGDLDIPAIFAQIGTQVTTPRGGVMNDPFFNDPFFGSARMQYRKVYSEPATLHVSPLPEGLEVYGRFTMRSDVDKTTVDANKPVNLHIHIEGNGNVEDIPKFEPRFEHAIVYANDPKTTSTLKDGQYFGTFDQTIAIIPERDFTITPQAFRYFDAKTAQPARLQTDSYFIKVKGATALPTAVVQAAPHVESAIPVATAAEPAASGNGRFSLYEALGIFAAGAAAGTLSLWLLMLRGRDRLPGKRELPPMAKRIKMARSDRDLFELLLPLKGSAEAVDAALTLLESNLYRGTDHAVDRHALMAHFSGSAPEDVTFI; this is encoded by the coding sequence ATGATGACGAAACGACCCCTTGGTAAGATCCTGGCACTACTGCTTGTAGGGCTGCCGCTGTTCGCGGCGGTGACCGCCACCGTCGACAACCCCGCCGTCACCCGCGGCGATCCGGTCACCCTGACACTCAGCGCCACCGGGGACGACATCCGCTTCCCGGCGCTGAGCGACATTGCCGGCTACCCCATCCAGAGCCGCGGCACGAGCCGGAACATCTCCATCATCAACGGCCGTACGACGCGCGCCATCGAGCAGCGGCTCGTCTTTACCCCGACGGAGGACGTTGCCATCCCCGCCCTTGACATCACCGTCGACGGCACAGTCGAACACACCCTCCCTCTGCGCGTCAAGGTCATCTCACCCCAGGCCGCGCCGCAGGGGGCTCCGGTACAGATGCTCCTGCATCTCTCCAAGGAGAACGCCTATCTCGGCGAACCCGTCGAGCTCGACCTCGTCTTCAAATACCTGCCCGGGGAGCGCATCGACGACATCCGTATCAGCGAACCGACGCTCGAGCACTTCTGGATCAAACGCATCAATACCCAGGCCGAACGTGCCGCCGACAGCGAGGGGTACATCACCCAAACCTACCGCTACCTGCTCTTTCCGCAGCAGAGCGGCGACCTCGACATCCCCGCCATCTTCGCCCAGATCGGCACCCAGGTCACGACCCCGCGCGGCGGAGTGATGAACGACCCCTTCTTCAACGACCCCTTCTTCGGTTCGGCCCGCATGCAGTACCGCAAAGTCTACTCCGAACCGGCGACCCTGCATGTCTCGCCCCTGCCGGAAGGGCTCGAAGTCTACGGCCGTTTCACGATGCGCTCCGACGTCGACAAAACGACCGTGGATGCGAACAAGCCCGTCAACCTCCATATCCATATCGAAGGCAACGGCAACGTCGAGGACATTCCCAAATTCGAACCCCGCTTTGAACACGCCATCGTCTACGCCAACGACCCGAAAACAACAAGCACGCTCAAAGACGGCCAGTACTTCGGCACCTTCGACCAGACCATTGCCATCATCCCCGAGCGCGACTTCACCATCACCCCGCAGGCGTTCCGCTATTTCGACGCGAAAACGGCCCAGCCGGCACGCCTGCAGACCGACTCCTATTTCATCAAGGTCAAGGGTGCGACAGCGCTGCCGACGGCAGTGGTCCAAGCGGCTCCCCATGTCGAAAGCGCCATACCTGTTGCAACGGCAGCAGAACCTGCCGCTTCCGGGAACGGCCGCTTCAGCCTCTATGAAGCCCTGGGCATCTTCGCCGCCGGGGCGGCTGCGGGCACCCTCTCACTCTGGCTGCTGATGCTGCGCGGCCGCGACCGCCTTCCGGGAAAGAGAGAGCTCCCGCCGATGGCCAAGCGGATCAAAATGGCCAGAAGCGACCGGGACCTCTTCGAACTGCTCCTGCCGCTCAAGGGGAGCGCCGAAGCGGTTGATGCGGCCCTGACGCTGCTGGAATCCAATCTCTACCGCGGTACGGACCATGCCGTCGACCGTCACGCGCTGATGGCGCATTTCAGCGGCAGCGCGCCGGAGGATGTCACCTTCATCTGA
- a CDS encoding tetratricopeptide repeat protein, with product MLRYLLPCFAAGLLHAGLTDFHTLSNAASAYNGGDYAAAAEGYGALQGKNDAARFNYGDALYKQQKYKEAADVFTQIRAPELKQKALHNLGNSLANLGKTDEAIKAYEEALKLGKDDDTQYNLDLLKKQKEQEKQKQDNQNNQSDQNQSQQNDQQQNDQKQQDDQTQDQQSKENASKGDDSQQKEEQKNGEQKQQDQEKQADGERDKPQQEAKQQNGQQDAQQQEADRQPEEVPEAPDAQDQQAAMADPISDMEERKYNQMLDKRGIKTLMIPLSGKGEPHDDETTPW from the coding sequence ATGCTTAGATACCTTCTGCCCTGTTTCGCCGCAGGACTGCTCCATGCGGGGTTGACGGATTTCCATACCCTCTCCAACGCCGCATCGGCCTACAACGGCGGCGATTACGCCGCGGCAGCCGAAGGGTACGGCGCGCTGCAGGGCAAAAACGACGCCGCCCGCTTCAACTACGGCGACGCCCTCTATAAACAGCAGAAGTACAAAGAGGCCGCAGACGTCTTTACGCAGATCCGTGCCCCGGAGCTCAAACAAAAAGCACTGCATAACCTCGGAAACAGCCTCGCAAACCTCGGCAAGACCGACGAAGCGATCAAGGCCTACGAAGAGGCACTGAAACTCGGCAAAGACGACGATACGCAGTACAACCTCGACCTGCTGAAAAAACAGAAAGAGCAGGAAAAGCAAAAACAGGACAACCAAAACAATCAGAGCGACCAGAATCAGTCCCAACAGAATGATCAACAGCAAAATGACCAGAAACAGCAAGATGATCAAACGCAGGATCAGCAAAGTAAAGAGAACGCCAGCAAGGGGGACGATTCGCAGCAGAAAGAGGAGCAGAAGAACGGCGAACAGAAGCAGCAGGATCAGGAGAAACAGGCGGACGGGGAGCGCGACAAACCGCAGCAGGAGGCGAAACAGCAAAACGGCCAGCAGGATGCGCAGCAGCAAGAGGCTGACAGGCAGCCCGAAGAAGTACCGGAAGCCCCCGATGCGCAGGATCAGCAGGCCGCGATGGCCGACCCCATCAGCGATATGGAAGAACGCAAATACAACCAGATGCTTGACAAGCGCGGCATCAAAACATTGATGATCCCGCTATCGGGTAAAGGAGAGCCCCATGATGACGAAACGACCCCTTGGTAA
- a CDS encoding VWA domain-containing protein, with the protein MHFEQPHLLFLLIVLVPLALLLFAPRKAVRNTFAPQVLKLLMQRTSTVPQWLRSALLLATAALFITALARPVIDNGEIRVQSSTIDLIVGFDISRSMFANDIYPSRLALAKRKFDDLLGDVNGTRIGVIGFSARAFMVSPLTEDFATLRYLVSNMNTDSISLRGTDLLQALQQTDTLLEGSDKKALLLFTDGGDGSDFDKEIAYAKAHNIIVFLYNIGTEKGGVIPTAQGAMTDKQGDIVVVRRNDSVKALALQSGGAYLPYSLKHNDIEALADALKSRFTPRREKSDVIRDVQELFIWPLGGGIVLLITALYSLPQRRRRHA; encoded by the coding sequence ATGCACTTTGAACAGCCCCACCTGCTTTTTCTGCTGATCGTCCTCGTCCCGCTGGCACTGCTGCTCTTCGCGCCGCGCAAAGCGGTCCGCAACACTTTCGCCCCGCAGGTCCTCAAACTGCTGATGCAGCGCACTTCCACCGTACCGCAGTGGCTGCGCAGCGCCCTTCTGCTCGCCACAGCGGCCCTCTTCATCACCGCCCTCGCCCGGCCGGTCATCGACAACGGCGAGATCAGGGTCCAGAGCAGTACGATCGACCTCATCGTCGGTTTCGACATCTCCCGCTCGATGTTCGCCAACGACATCTACCCCAGCCGTCTCGCCCTGGCCAAACGGAAATTCGACGACCTGCTCGGCGATGTCAACGGTACCCGCATCGGGGTGATCGGCTTCAGCGCCCGCGCCTTCATGGTCTCGCCGCTGACCGAGGATTTTGCGACCCTGCGCTACCTCGTCTCAAACATGAACACCGACTCCATCAGCCTGCGCGGCACCGACCTGCTCCAGGCCCTGCAGCAGACCGACACCCTGCTGGAGGGGAGCGACAAAAAAGCGCTGCTCCTCTTCACCGACGGCGGGGACGGCAGTGATTTCGACAAAGAGATCGCCTACGCCAAGGCACACAACATCATCGTCTTTCTCTACAATATCGGGACGGAGAAGGGCGGGGTCATCCCGACCGCGCAGGGGGCCATGACGGACAAGCAGGGCGATATCGTCGTCGTCCGGCGCAATGACAGCGTCAAAGCCCTCGCCCTGCAAAGCGGCGGGGCCTATCTGCCCTACTCGCTCAAGCACAATGACATCGAGGCCCTTGCCGATGCGCTGAAGTCCCGCTTTACACCGCGCAGGGAAAAGAGCGACGTCATCCGCGACGTGCAGGAGCTCTTTATCTGGCCGCTGGGCGGCGGCATCGTCCTGCTGATCACCGCGCTTTACTCCCTGCCGCAGCGAAGGAGACGCCATGCTTAG